A window from Corythoichthys intestinalis isolate RoL2023-P3 chromosome 10, ASM3026506v1, whole genome shotgun sequence encodes these proteins:
- the LOC130922750 gene encoding tripartite motif-containing protein 16-like — translation MSHSGTLDLDRYSTMDRSRRSMSHSQNRQAKHGEVLCDFCTTRKQKAQKSCLVCLASYCETHLQSHYDYPALMKHKLVKATGQMREKICAQHDKLLEAYCRTDQTSVCVLCMMDEHKHHDIVPAGTERTEKQKQLGTTLHKSQQRIDQRVKKWQDLRQAVEAMKHSAESVLEENERIFTELLLSIERKYNEVKEMVRSHEKTTVNRGEILLDRLEEEITLLRKRHTDLEKLSHTDDHIHFLQSWQSLSGPSGYEDLNNVSVAPNYSFDATKRAIAALKLQVEEISKKETMKVSAAVKEVYITQESEKKTRRESSFYSETRMTEEPKTREDFLQYSCQPILDVNTVHPNLYLSEGNRTATMKSEPKNYPDHPERFDHWQQVLCKEGLSGSRFYWEVSWRGSEIDMAVTYRGIFRKGNSNVCSLGSNDKSWSLYCSESKFSFVHNNKSTDLPVPRSSRIGIYLDHAAGVLAFYNVSEAMQLLHLNRTTFTESVYPAFGVWGYGTTIRL, via the exons ATGTCACACTCCGGCACTCTGGATTTAGACCGATACAGCACCATGGATCGATCCCGTCGCTCCATGAGCCACAGCCAGAACCGACAGGCGAAGCATGGCGAAGTCCTGTGCGATTTCTGCACCACCAGGAAGCAGAAGGCCCAGAAATCGTGCTTAGTGTGCTTGGCTTCTTACTGCGAGACCCACCTCCAGTCTCATTATGACTACCCGGCACTGATGAAGCACAAACTGGTCAAAGCTACCGGACAAATGAGGGAGAAGATCTGTGCGCAGCACGACAAGCTTCTGGAGGCCTATTGTCGCACCGATCAGACGTCTGTGTGTGTCCTGTGCATGATGGATGAGCACAAGCATCACGACATCGTCCCGGCTGGAACTGAGAGGACTGAAAAACAA AAACAACTTGGCACCACGCTGCACAAATCGCAGCAGAGGATTGACCAGAGAGTCAAAAAGTGGCAGGATCTCCGACAAGCAGTGGAAGCTATGAAA CACTCCGCTGAGTCGGTCCTGGAGGAGAACGAACGGATCTTCACAGAGCTCTTACTCTCTATAGAGAGGAAGTACAACGAAGTCAAGGAGATGGTCCGCTCACACGAGAAGACCACTGTGAACCGTGGGGAGATTCTCCTCGACCGCTTGGAGGAAGAGATCACCCTGCTGAGGAAGAGACACACAGATCTGGAAAAGCTGTCACACACCGACGACCACATACATTTTCTGCAG AGCTGGCAATCTCTATCCGGCCCCTCGGGTTACGAGGACCTGAACAATGTCAGCGTCGCTCCCAATTACTCCTTCGATGCCACCAAGAGAGCCATTGCTGCCCTGAAATTACAAGTAGAGGAAATCAGCAAGAAAGAGACGATGAAAGTCTCTGCGGCAG TGAAAGAAGTCTACATCACACaagaaagtgagaaaaaaacaaggaGAGAATCATCATTTTACTCTGAAACTAGAATGACAGAAGAGCCAAAGACTAGAGAAGATTTCTTGCAAT ATTCTTGCCAGCCAATTCTGGATGTCAACACTGTGCATCCCAACCTCTACCTGTCAGAGGGCAACCGGACGGCCACAATGAAGAGTGAACCTAAGAACTACCCCGATCACCCTGAGCGATTTGACCACTGGCAGCAG GTGCTTTGTAAAGAAGGCCTATCTGGGAGTCGCTTTTACTGGGAAGTGAGCTGGAGGGGATCAGAAATCGACATGGCGGTTACCTACAGGGGTATTTTCCGTAAAGGAAACAGCAATGTGTGCAGCCTGGGCTCGAACGATAAATCCTGGAGCCTCTACTGCTCTGAGTCCAAATTCTCTTTCGTGCACAACAACAAAAGCACCGACCTACCAGTCCCGAGGTCGTCACGCATCGGCATTTACTTGGACCATGCGGCTGGTGTGTTGGCGTTTTACAACGTTTCTGAGGCCATGCAGCTTCTGCACCTCAACCGCACTACATTTACGGAGTCTGTGTACCCCGCTTTTGGCGTGTGGGGTTATGGCACCACCATTAGACTGTAG
- the si:ch211-198a12.6 gene encoding zinc finger protein 883: MAEETECDTPGLDTLGSECVIAHSHVDLHYGAETEIMTEEKRGLELEIHGTELKIQGLGTDLGAVACVDAIVETDHDYIKVEHDDMHCFAGAEIKTTGEALLGEVLLKNEHEIKVESDHGGELTVESENGVIIHEAHGLQCNECGEIFGSISDLHQHFEIHKDLNPYICVHCGESFAVEASLKQHMKIHMKEKPYVPPGVEIIGKDVIDAFSLKSHQMIHLPDKPHRCNECGKSFAAAITLREHMKMHSEDKPYKCNQCRKSFVRRRHLKKHQEVHAREKPYTCGQCGKGFATTSNLKQHQKTHAAHAVHAAHAAVVLADKPHRCSQCGKCFAAAATLREHQRVHSGEKPYKCNMCRKSFVRKRHLKKHQQVHAGGKPYTCRHCNKGFNHSSSLSRHHKTHLQGPVFSPPQPGKPMTFGTPPKQRVHLQGEKPYMCHHCDKGFNHSSSLSRHQRVHSEGKGYTCGHCGKIFNHSSSLARHQRVHLENKQQPAPQSPPLPLPTPEQYSAIPSPKVFPNNAFPKQHLLSVEKPYRCTQCGKGFNHSSSLSRHHRIHLE, translated from the coding sequence ATGGCGGAAGAGACTGAGTGTGACACACCCGGCCTCGACACGCTTGGGTCGGAGTGTGTCATAGCCCACAGCCATGTCGACCTGCACTACGGAGCCGAGACTGAAATCATGACCGAGGAAAAGCGCGGTCTGGAATTGGAGATTCACGGCACCGAGCTCAAGATCCAGGGACTGGGGACGGACCTTGGCGCCGTGGCGTGCGTGGACGCCATTGTGGAGACGGATCACGATTACATCAAGGTGGAGCACGACGACATGCACTGCTTCGCCGGCGCCGAGATCAAAACGACGGGCGAGGCGCTGCTTGGGGAAGTGCTCCTCAAGAACGAGCACGAGATCAAAGTGGAGTCGGATCACGGCGGCGAGCTGACGGTGGAGTCTGAGAACGGCGTCATCATCCACGAGGCGCACGGCCTGCAGTGCAACGAGTGCGGGGAGATCTTTGGCAGCATCTCCGACCTCCATCAGCACTTTGAGATCCACAAGGACCTCAACCCATACATTTGCGTGCACTGCGGCGAGAGTTTTGCGGTGGAGGCTAGTCTCAAGCAGCACATGAAGATTCACATGAAAGAGAAGCCCTACGTCCCCCCGGGCGTGGAGATCATAGGCAAGGATGTCATCGACGCCTTCAGCCTCAAGTCTCATCAGATGATTCACTTGCCCGACAAGCCGCACCGCTGCAACGAGTGCGGCAAGAGCTTCGCCGCCGCCATCACTCTGCGGGAGCACATGAAAATGCATTCGGAAGACAAGCCCTACAAGTGCAACCAGTGTAGGAAGAGCTTTGTCCGCAGGAGGCACCTGAAGAAGCACCAGGAGGTCCACGCCCGCGAGAAGCCGTACACGTGCGGCCAATGCGGCAAAGGCTTCGCCACCACCTCCAACCTGAAGCAGCATCAGAAGACCCACGCTGCCCACGCGGTGCACGCGGCCCACGCTGCCGTGGTGCTGGCTGACAAGCCCCACCGCTGCTCGCAGTGCGGCAAGTGCTTCGCCGCTGCCGCCACCTTGCGGGAACACCAGAGGGTCCATTCGGGCGAGAAGCCGTACAAGTGCAACATGTGCCGCAAGAGCTTCGTGCGCAAGCGCCACCTGAAGAAGCACCAGCAGGTCCACGCCGGCGGCAAGCCCTACACCTGTCGGCACTGCAACAAGGGCTTCAACCACTCGTCGTCCCTCTCGCGCCACCACAAGACCCACCTGCAGGGGCCCGTCTTCTCCCCGCCGCAGCCCGGCAAGCCCATGACCTTCGGCACCCCTCCCAAGCAGAGGGTGCACCTGCAAGGGGAGAAGCCCTATATGTGCCACCATTGCGACAAAGGCTTCAACCATTCCTCCTCACTGTCGCGCCACCAGAGAGTCCACTCCGAGGGCAAAGGCTACACTTGCGGCCACTGCGGCAAGATCTTCAACCACTCTTCCTCCCTGGCGCGCCACCAGAGGGTCCACCTGGAGAACAAGCAGCAACCGGCGCCGCAGTCGCCCCCACTGCCTCTGCCCACTCCCGAGCAGTACAGCGCCATCCCTTCGCCCAAGGTTTTCCCCAACAACGCCTTCCCCAAACAACATCTCCTCTCTGTCGAGAAGCCCTACCGCTGTACCCAGTGCGGGAAAGGCTTCAATCATTCGTCCTCCCTCTCCAGACACCACCGGATCCATTTAGAGTAG